In the genome of Shewanella denitrificans OS217, the window ATTTGAAGCATGGGAATGACGGCCGATATAGTTAAGTAATTGTAAGTTTGCATTAGTTCCAACCGCAGGAAATCCCAATGTGATGCGTTTATGTGCTGCCATTTTGGCCAATATTGTGCTCCAAATGGATTTACCCCCAGCCGTAGTCGTGTCTAAGGCGTAGGAATAACAACAGCCAGCTTGTTTCGCATCAAATTCATTTAGGTTTCTAAACCAGACTGTGCCATTGGCTGACATCTGCCACAGGAGCTTGCTGGCGTCCTCTACCTCAACCCACTCTTGTGAGAGTGCTGATGTTGATATTAGCAGTGCAATAGCAACACTTAATCCTTTAATCATGGTCTAAATCCTTTAATATTGGTTTGTATTATGAGTATCTAAATCGTGTAATGAGTTTTTGCAGCCATATTCTATTATAGGGAATCACTGTTATAGGTAGTGATAATATTTATTCATTAAATCCTGTTGTGTCTATCGCTATGAAAATACTATGCTCAATTCGCCTTCAGGCTAAAAAAATGCACTGAAGCGTATAAATAAAGGAAGGGATATGAAAAAGATAAAGGTATTATTGGGGTTGGCACTACTGGCTTGCTCTGCGGCGGCATTGGCGGAGGATAAATGCACCAGTTGGGGCTGTATCTCAACCGTTTCCACCTTGTATACCAATGCCGATGGTGCCATCTATGTCGGCACCCCGTTGGATGAATCCTTAGCTAACTGCACCTCGGTTTCTGGGGCGTTTTTTACCCTCAATCCCACAGCAGGCAACGCCAAAGAGATGTATGCTAGTGTGTTAGCCGCGCACATGTCGAACAAGAAAATCATGTTGCGAGTGAAAGAGGGTCATCCGACCTGTGAACTGGCATACGTGACTTTAGATACCTCTTATTAAGTTAACATTTTCTCAAGCCTTCATCATGAATATCAAGCCCTGAGCCTAACGGTTCAGGGCTTTTTTAATGTTTATTTCATGGCCCAGCAATGGCCTTTAGGGTTAAGGGGTACACTCGATAAAACAGCGATAATTACTAATAGTTCGAATCATGTTTTAGTGCTGATTAACTTGTGTAAACCATGATTAAACGGCTTAAATACTGTCAGTGGGTAGAAAGTGACTAGCAAAATGAGGTACAATAGTTACAGCACTAACTATGTTGGTGTTTTTTTTTGTCAAAAATAAACTGGAGGGAAGCATGTCATTTGACAATGCAACCGAAGAAATTATCATCACTCAGGGGTTAGCCCGTCTGAGTTTATCACTTAAAGAAGCGTTTCAACTCTTGTGCTTAGGCACACTATTAAGCACCTATCTTTTTGTCATGTTGAAACCAAATGTGATTCAAAATAACAAAGCGATTGGAGAAGCGTAATTTATGCCGATGTTAACTTATGTATCCCTAGGATTGTATTTCGTGGTCATGTTGGCCATAGGTTTATTTGCTTATCGCCGTTCTACCAGTGACGTGTCTGGCTATATTCTTGGCGGCCGTCAGGTGAGCCCACAAGTGACTGCATTGTCGGCGGGCGCGTCTGATATGAGCGGCTGGATGTTGATGGGTCTGCCTGGTGCCATGTTCTTGGTGGGATTTGAGACGATTTATATCGCCGTTGGCCTGCTTATTGGTGCCTTGGTGAATTATCTTATTGTTGCCCCTAAACTTAGGGTCTACACAGAGGTTGCTCATAACTCGCTGACAATCCCTGAGTTTTTTGCCAAGCGCTTCAACGCGCCTAACAGCAATATACGCATAGTGGCGGCGGTCATTATCGTAGTGTTCTTTACTTTATATACCTCAGCGGGCCTAGTGGCTGGCGGCAAGTTGTTTGAATCTGCTTTTAATCTGAATTATGAGCTGGGTTTGATCGTGACCTTAGGCGTGGTGGTGTCTTACACCTTGCTAGGCGGCTTCTTAGCCGTGAGCCTGACGGACTTTGTTCAGGGTTGCATCATGTTTGTTGCCCTCATCTTAGTGCCTGTGGTGGCCTTTCAAGAGTTTAGCAGTGCGGATAAGATGATGGATTTTGCGTATCAGTCGATTCCGCATTTCTCTGAAGGCATGCAAAATGTCACCATGTTGGGATTGATCTCAAGCCTGTCATGGGGCCTTGGCTATTTTGGCCAGCCACATATCATAGTGCGCTTTATGGCTATTCGTTCTGTGAGCGATGTGAAAATTGCCAGACGCATAGGCATGAGCTGGATGACAGTGACCATAGTCGGTGCGTTAGCGACGGGTCTTGTGGGCATAGCCTACGCCAACAAATTTGAAATGACCTTAACCGACCCAGAAACCATCTTTATTGTATTTTCTGAGTTGTTGTTCCACCCACTGATTAGTGGCTTCTTATTGGCAGCCATTCTAGCGGCCATCATGAGCACGATTTCCAGCCAGTTATTGGTGTCATCGAGCTCATTGACAGAAGACATCTACCGCGTGATGTCTAATAAAGAAGCCAGTGAAAAAGACATGGTTAAGCTAGGGCGTTTCGGTGTGGCTGGGGTGGGTATTGTCGCCAGTCTGTTAGCGCTTGATCGCAGCAATAGCATTTTATCCCTAGTGAGTAACGCTTGGGCAGGCTTTGGTGCCGCCTTCGGTCCGCTAGTGTTATTTAGCCTCTACAAGGCGAACTTAACCCACAAGGCGGCGATGGCGGGCATTATATCGGGTGCAGTGACTGTACTGTTTTGGATCTACGCCCCAGTGCTTGCCGATGGCAATAGTTTAACCAGCATAATGTACGAAATGATCCCAGGATTTGTAGTCAGCAGCGTAGTGATTTGGGTAGTTTCATACTTAGATAGTGCACCTTGCGAACAAACCACAGAATTGTTTCATGAAGCCGGCCGTGTCATGGCCGAGCAAAAATAACGGGATTTAGATTTAGATGTCAAAGTTAAATTGGAAACGCATTGTCGTCAAAGTCGGCAGTGCTCTTATAGCGCCTAACAAACAGGGCTGTAGTAGTCATTATTTATTGGGCATAGCGCAGTTTATTGCAAATTGTCGCGCTCAAGGTATACAAGTGGTATTAGTGTCATCGGGCTCAGTAGCTGCGGGTAGACACCATTTTAGCGAGGTCGCTGAACCTAATGTTACCTTGAAAAAAGCCATGGCGGCGGCAGGTCAAGCTGACATGATGGCGATTTGGGACAGGTTATTTGACTTCCCCTCGGCGCAGCTGTTAGTGACTCACGGTGATTTGCGTGACAGAGAGCGTTACGTCAGCATTAAAGACACCATCTTAACCTTGCTTGAACACGGTTTATTGCCCATCATCAATGAGAATGATGCAGTAACCACGGACAAGTTGAGAGTGGGTGATAACGATAATCTATCGGCCATGGTAGCAGCAGCTGCAGACGCCGATGCGCTGATCATCTGCTCAGATGTGGCTGGACTCTATACTAAGAATCCACAGCAACATGACGATGCTAAGCTTATCAAGCAAGTCAACCATATCGATGCCGAGATCTATGCCATGGCAGGCGGTGCTACCGCTGGCGGCGTGGGTACTGGCGGTATGCATACTAAGATCCAAGCGGCGGAAAAAGCCATATCACACGGTATAGAAACAGTGATTGTTAATGGTTTTGAGGCGGATAATTTTAACCGCTTGCTCAAGGGTGAAAACCCTGGCACCTTGTTTACGCCCTTCGACAAACCTATGCAGGAACACTTGCATTGGATGACGCACACCTCGCAGGTGCAAGGGGAGTTAGTCGTAGAAAATGATTTTGATGGCGCCCTCGATGGATTGCCCAACCAACTGACTAGCGATGATGTGATGGCGGTCAATGGCGAATTTTCCGTTGGCGATACCATTTTAGTCCGTAGAGACGATGGCACTAAGTTGGCCAAGGCCCAATCAAATTACAGTAGTTGCCTGCTTAATTTTATTGCCGACCAAGACGATGGCGCCTTTGCCGACGAATTTCAACAAAAGACTGGCTCGATAATTTCTGATAAACATATCGCCATCTTAGAAAATACTTAATTGGAAAATTTAATGAATAATCAATCTTTAAGTTTAATAGAAACCTTATCTCGTGATGCTGCAACAGCGGCGCAAACCTTAGCGGTATTAGATGAGCAGACCAAGAATACTGTGCTGCTTGATATGGCGAAATCATTACGAGCTAGCACTGCAGAAATCCTAGCGGCGAATCAGCAAGATTTAACCCGCGCCGAGGAAGATAACTTAGGCTCAGCCATGTTAGACAGATTATTGCTGACCCCGGAGCGAATCGAAGCCATGGCACAAGGCATAGAAACTATTGTCTCACTGCCGGATCCTGTGGGGATTACTCGTGATTTAAGCGAGCGCCCTAATGGCATTAAAATTAGAAAAATGCGCATCCCTCTAGGGGTGGTGTGCATGATCTATGAGGCACGCCCAAATGTGACGGCCGATGCGGGTGCCTTGTGCTTTAAGTCAGGCAATGCCGTGGTATTGCGTGGTGGTAAAGAAGCACTGCAATCTAGCCTAGTTATCGCCAAAGTGCTGCAAGCGGTATTGCAACAGCATAAGCTACCAAAAGCGCTTATCACAGTAATTCCCGATCCTGACCGCGGCCTAATGATGGAGCTGATGCAGCAGAGAGCCTATATCGACGTTATCATTCCCAGAGGCGGTGAAGGGCTGATTAATTTCGTCACAGATAACAGCAAAATCCCGGTTATTCAGCATTTTAAAGGTGTATGCCACCTGTATGTGGACAAAGATGCCGATTTAGATAATGCCATGGCATTACTGCTTAATGGCAAGACTCAGCGTACCGGGGTGTGTAATGCGCTCGAAGGCTTAATCGTCCATCAAGATGTGGCGGAGGCTTTCCTATCAAAAGCGGCTGTTGAGCTTGCAAGCCACAAGGTGAAAATTAATGCTTGTTCACGTGCTGCTAAGTACTTTACAGGCTGCACTGTGCTGGATGACAGCGAATTTGGCCAAGAGTATTTAGATCTTGAAATCGCCATTCGCATTGTCGATGACTTTGACCATGCAATAGATCATATCCGCGCCTTTGGCAGTCATCACACCGAAGTGATTTCGACCAAAAATGACGCCACGGCGATGCGTTTTCAACGCACAGTGGATGCCTCTGTGGTTATGGTAAACGCCTCGTCACGCTTCTCCGATGGCGGCGAGCTAGGTTTAGGCGCCGAGATTGGTATTGCCACCTCGAAACTGCATGCTTACGGCCCCATGGGGCTTGAGTCATTGACGGCAGAGAAATACCTAGTTAACGGCACAGGTCAAGTGCGCAGCTAATCCCTGCATATTGAAATAAACAGTTAAACCAAGAGCCTGCATCTAATGCAGGCTTTTTTGTCGATGATTTTTTTCTCGGCGCGATTTTACTCTGTTTTGACTGGAAGCAATGTTCGAAAACTAAGTGAGTATTATTGCTCGATCACAGGCAAACAGTTAGCCATGAATGGATGTTGCATTGATGAGTTGAATTTATACAGGTTAGTACATTAATATTATGTAACATTTTTATCTTTATTATAATCAATAAATACAATAGGGTAGCTGGGTAAATGGAGTTTCAACAATAACAAGGACGTGTCATGAAAATAACATCTTATCTAGTATTTCCTTTTATCTCGCTTAGTTTAATCGCTTGCGGTGGCGGATCCAGTGACAGCACGCCAGCTGTATCCATAGCCGAGAATAATGCGCCGACAGCTAGAGTTTCATTAGACAACACTTCAGTTAACATGGGCGATCTTGTATTAGTTCAAGGTGGTCAAAGTAGTGACCCTGATAGTGATAGCTTAAGTTACCTGTGGCAGGTTACCGATCCTCAAGGCGCGACGTTGGCCTTAAATGATGCGAGTAATAAACAGCTAAGCTTTAACGTAGTCATGGCTGGAGAGTATCAAGTAAGCTTGACGGTCAGCGATGGTAAAGGCGCAAATGACAAGGCAAGTTTAGTACTGAAAGTTGCAGGGGCTAAAGCGATTACCGCTGTTATTTCTGCTGCTGCAACGGTAAAACAGGGCAATAGTGTGACGCTTTCAGGGGAAAGCAGTAGGCTAAAAACAGACACTCGCTTTAGCTGGAGTTTGTTAGAAAAACCTGCAGCCAGTGAGGCAGTGCTGACTAGTATAGATACAGTGGAAACGTATTTTACCGCCGACAAGTTGGGCGAATATAAGGTGCAATTAAGCCTGAAAGATCAAGATAATAATACCGATGTGGCTCAAAGTGTGATCACCGCCACTAGCGTTACTAGTAATACGGCTCCAGTGGCATCGATTACAGCTGCGAGTACAGTGCTTAAAGTTAATGAAGAGCTCACTTTGTCTGCGGCTCAAAGTACTGATGCTGATGGCGATACGTTAAGTTTCAGCTGGCAGGTGATTCAAAAACCGGACAATGCCAATGTCAAACTGGAACAGGCAACAACGCAGCTAGCTAAGTTTAGCGCGAGTTCTTTAGGTGAGTATCATGTGGAGCTGACTGTCAGTGATGGTAAGCTACAAGGTAAAAAACAACTGAAATTACAGGTGACATCGACTAATCGAGCCCCTGTTGTCAGCATTAATCTAAACCAAAACTCACCTAAGCAAGGTGAAACCATTAACTTGCAAGGCGTGGGAGTCGACCCTGACAATGATAGCTTACGTTATACGTGGAGCTTAGTGTCTAAACCTAGTGATAGTAGCAGCGAATTTTCCAGCCCAACCCAGCAGAATACTCAGTTATACCTAGATGCCAAAGGGGATTATCTAGTATCACTGATTGCCACAGATAATGAGTTAACGTCAGAGCCCGCCACTAAAAAAATTAGTGTGGCCGTTAATCATCCACCAGTGATCACTAAGGTGCTATACGACATTCAGGTAACAGCGGGCTCCCCCACTAAGCTTGAAGCACTTGCAACGGATCCTGAAGGTCAACCTATGACTTTTGAGTGGCGTTTGGTGGATAAAGATCCTGGCACTAATGGCACATTTAGTGCTCCTACTCAGCCAGTGACCGAATTTACACCGGATCTACCAGGTTGGTATACCTTGCAAGTCAGCGTCAGTGATGGCATACAAAAATCCCTACTTCCTACCACATTACTGATCATGGCAAAGTAATGAGATTGGTATAAATGCCGGACTTAGCCTAAGAGATAGATTTTGCATCTTTGCTAGCAGCTTTCTTAGGCGCGAGTGGTTACAATGAGTTATCTGTTACTGGTAATTTTTTGATTTAACCCTATGACTGTTTCTGAACCTTGGCATTCACTCAAGATGCACAATACCTTAGGCTTGGCGCAAACTTGCCATACCTTGCTAGAGGCCCGTACCACCGAGCAGCTTATTCAATTAAGCCAACAGGCCTTCGATGGGGCTAAACCTATGTTGGTGTTGGGCGGTGGCTCGAACCTAGTCTTCACCGATGATTTCGATGGCGTGGTAATACAGGTGCTGTCTAAGGGCATAGCGGTAACGCAAGATGAGGACTATTTCTATCTTAGCGTACAAGCAGGAGAGTCTTGGCATGGGCTGGTGGAATATTGCCTAGCTCACAATATGCCGGGACTTGAAAATTTAGCCTTGATCCCAGGTACGGTTGGCGCCGCGCCAATCCAGAATGTCGGTGCCTACGGCGTCGAATTTAACCAAGTGTGTGACTGGGTCGAGTATCAAGATTTAACAACAGCGACACTAATAAGGCTTGATAATGCGGCTTGCGAGTTTGATTATCGCGAGTCCATTTTCAAGCAGCAGCTTAAAAACCGTGCCGTCATTACCCAATTACAAATTAAGTTAGCCAAACATTGGCAGCCGGTGCTCAATTATGGTCCGCTGCAACATCTAGTAGCCGATAGCGTTACGCCTCAGGACGTTTTTGACTGTGTCTGCCAAGTGCGCCAGGAAAAACTGCCCGATCCGCAAGTGATAGGCAATGTGGGTAGCTTCTTTAAAAACCCGCTAATTTCGGCGCAGCAATACCTTGAATTGATGAAGCAGCATTCCGATATCGTGGGTTATGCCCAAGAGGATGGTCAGATAAAGCTTGCCGCAGCTTGGCTGATTGACCAAGCGGGCCTGAAAGGCATGAGTGTCGGCGGCGCCG includes:
- the putP gene encoding sodium/proline symporter PutP; translation: MPMLTYVSLGLYFVVMLAIGLFAYRRSTSDVSGYILGGRQVSPQVTALSAGASDMSGWMLMGLPGAMFLVGFETIYIAVGLLIGALVNYLIVAPKLRVYTEVAHNSLTIPEFFAKRFNAPNSNIRIVAAVIIVVFFTLYTSAGLVAGGKLFESAFNLNYELGLIVTLGVVVSYTLLGGFLAVSLTDFVQGCIMFVALILVPVVAFQEFSSADKMMDFAYQSIPHFSEGMQNVTMLGLISSLSWGLGYFGQPHIIVRFMAIRSVSDVKIARRIGMSWMTVTIVGALATGLVGIAYANKFEMTLTDPETIFIVFSELLFHPLISGFLLAAILAAIMSTISSQLLVSSSSLTEDIYRVMSNKEASEKDMVKLGRFGVAGVGIVASLLALDRSNSILSLVSNAWAGFGAAFGPLVLFSLYKANLTHKAAMAGIISGAVTVLFWIYAPVLADGNSLTSIMYEMIPGFVVSSVVIWVVSYLDSAPCEQTTELFHEAGRVMAEQK
- the proB gene encoding glutamate 5-kinase, with the protein product MSKLNWKRIVVKVGSALIAPNKQGCSSHYLLGIAQFIANCRAQGIQVVLVSSGSVAAGRHHFSEVAEPNVTLKKAMAAAGQADMMAIWDRLFDFPSAQLLVTHGDLRDRERYVSIKDTILTLLEHGLLPIINENDAVTTDKLRVGDNDNLSAMVAAAADADALIICSDVAGLYTKNPQQHDDAKLIKQVNHIDAEIYAMAGGATAGGVGTGGMHTKIQAAEKAISHGIETVIVNGFEADNFNRLLKGENPGTLFTPFDKPMQEHLHWMTHTSQVQGELVVENDFDGALDGLPNQLTSDDVMAVNGEFSVGDTILVRRDDGTKLAKAQSNYSSCLLNFIADQDDGAFADEFQQKTGSIISDKHIAILENT
- a CDS encoding glutamate-5-semialdehyde dehydrogenase, whose translation is MNNQSLSLIETLSRDAATAAQTLAVLDEQTKNTVLLDMAKSLRASTAEILAANQQDLTRAEEDNLGSAMLDRLLLTPERIEAMAQGIETIVSLPDPVGITRDLSERPNGIKIRKMRIPLGVVCMIYEARPNVTADAGALCFKSGNAVVLRGGKEALQSSLVIAKVLQAVLQQHKLPKALITVIPDPDRGLMMELMQQRAYIDVIIPRGGEGLINFVTDNSKIPVIQHFKGVCHLYVDKDADLDNAMALLLNGKTQRTGVCNALEGLIVHQDVAEAFLSKAAVELASHKVKINACSRAAKYFTGCTVLDDSEFGQEYLDLEIAIRIVDDFDHAIDHIRAFGSHHTEVISTKNDATAMRFQRTVDASVVMVNASSRFSDGGELGLGAEIGIATSKLHAYGPMGLESLTAEKYLVNGTGQVRS
- a CDS encoding PKD domain-containing protein gives rise to the protein MKITSYLVFPFISLSLIACGGGSSDSTPAVSIAENNAPTARVSLDNTSVNMGDLVLVQGGQSSDPDSDSLSYLWQVTDPQGATLALNDASNKQLSFNVVMAGEYQVSLTVSDGKGANDKASLVLKVAGAKAITAVISAAATVKQGNSVTLSGESSRLKTDTRFSWSLLEKPAASEAVLTSIDTVETYFTADKLGEYKVQLSLKDQDNNTDVAQSVITATSVTSNTAPVASITAASTVLKVNEELTLSAAQSTDADGDTLSFSWQVIQKPDNANVKLEQATTQLAKFSASSLGEYHVELTVSDGKLQGKKQLKLQVTSTNRAPVVSINLNQNSPKQGETINLQGVGVDPDNDSLRYTWSLVSKPSDSSSEFSSPTQQNTQLYLDAKGDYLVSLIATDNELTSEPATKKISVAVNHPPVITKVLYDIQVTAGSPTKLEALATDPEGQPMTFEWRLVDKDPGTNGTFSAPTQPVTEFTPDLPGWYTLQVSVSDGIQKSLLPTTLLIMAK
- the murB gene encoding UDP-N-acetylmuramate dehydrogenase; this translates as MTVSEPWHSLKMHNTLGLAQTCHTLLEARTTEQLIQLSQQAFDGAKPMLVLGGGSNLVFTDDFDGVVIQVLSKGIAVTQDEDYFYLSVQAGESWHGLVEYCLAHNMPGLENLALIPGTVGAAPIQNVGAYGVEFNQVCDWVEYQDLTTATLIRLDNAACEFDYRESIFKQQLKNRAVITQLQIKLAKHWQPVLNYGPLQHLVADSVTPQDVFDCVCQVRQEKLPDPQVIGNVGSFFKNPLISAQQYLELMKQHSDIVGYAQEDGQIKLAAAWLIDQAGLKGMSVGGAAVHKAQALVLINQDNATGEHICDLAKKVMAEVEAKFGVKLAAEPRIMGRQGEISL